One Bradyrhizobium sp. ISRA464 genomic window carries:
- a CDS encoding FAD-binding oxidoreductase, with protein MVLPTDSNYHAARQVFSQEFQVLPQLIVYCEVFEDVRHCLKFAEHHKFWAIMRSGGHSTAGYSVICDMVIDLSRMNYVVVDAAAKRAVIGAGATFGHINAVLNGYRLHMPGGACEDVALAGYMQGGGYGFTSREYGMNCDNLIDATVMLADGSIVLASETVNKDLFWAIRGGTGNNFGVLLQATYRLHDLWKIWGFGLLWPIEDAPAALVELQKNYMTKGVADQLGYMVIVTAQQGKNVMLMRGTYHGSREEGMAALSSLLAIKGVQLQVDMVDTYLAVNRYIVDKPFPIPDVPNSVMEDKQSAYVSRPLSLKDWRKIMDRFAQSPCPWSWFVIEPYGGQINRVRKGANAFIHRDVLMNTFFGLFWRTPEEKGPYEQFLDDFMKMYAPYCNGHSYQNYPRRQQKDFAKAYWGDYYSSLVAIKDKYDPNGFFRYQQAVALKGRGRKPPLVPPTPGPIVREPYSAGSD; from the coding sequence GTGGTCCTGCCGACCGACTCCAATTATCATGCCGCGCGGCAGGTTTTCAGCCAGGAATTTCAGGTCCTTCCGCAGCTTATCGTCTATTGCGAGGTGTTCGAGGACGTCAGGCATTGCCTGAAATTCGCCGAGCACCACAAATTCTGGGCGATCATGCGTTCGGGAGGCCACAGCACGGCCGGCTATTCGGTCATCTGCGACATGGTGATCGATCTGAGCCGCATGAATTATGTCGTCGTCGATGCTGCGGCGAAGCGGGCGGTGATCGGCGCCGGCGCAACGTTTGGCCATATCAATGCAGTGCTCAACGGCTACCGGCTGCACATGCCGGGCGGCGCCTGCGAGGACGTGGCGCTCGCCGGCTACATGCAGGGCGGCGGCTACGGCTTCACCTCCCGCGAATACGGCATGAATTGCGACAATCTGATCGATGCGACCGTCATGCTCGCGGATGGCAGCATCGTGCTGGCCAGCGAAACCGTGAACAAGGATCTGTTCTGGGCCATTCGCGGCGGGACCGGCAACAATTTCGGCGTGCTGCTGCAGGCGACCTACCGGTTACACGACCTCTGGAAGATCTGGGGCTTTGGTCTGCTGTGGCCGATCGAGGACGCACCTGCGGCGCTCGTCGAGCTGCAAAAGAACTACATGACCAAGGGCGTCGCGGATCAGCTGGGTTACATGGTGATCGTCACCGCCCAGCAGGGCAAGAACGTCATGCTGATGCGCGGCACGTATCATGGAAGCCGCGAAGAGGGCATGGCCGCGCTCTCTTCATTGCTGGCGATCAAGGGCGTCCAGCTGCAGGTCGACATGGTCGACACCTATCTGGCGGTGAACCGCTACATCGTCGACAAGCCCTTTCCGATCCCCGACGTGCCGAACTCGGTGATGGAGGACAAGCAGAGCGCCTACGTTTCGCGGCCCTTGAGCCTGAAGGACTGGCGGAAAATCATGGACCGCTTCGCGCAATCGCCGTGCCCATGGAGCTGGTTCGTGATCGAGCCCTATGGCGGCCAGATCAATCGCGTGCGCAAGGGCGCCAACGCATTCATCCATCGCGATGTGCTGATGAACACGTTCTTCGGCCTGTTCTGGCGGACTCCCGAGGAAAAAGGCCCCTACGAGCAGTTCCTTGACGATTTCATGAAGATGTACGCGCCCTATTGCAACGGACATTCCTATCAGAACTATCCGCGCCGTCAGCAGAAGGACTTCGCGAAGGCGTATTGGGGCGACTACTACTCGTCACTGGTGGCGATCAAGGATAAGTACGATCCCAACGGCTTCTTCCGCTACCAACAGGCCGTTGCGCTGAAGGGCAGAGGCCGCAAGCCGCCCTTGGTGCCGCCCACGCCGGGGCCCATCGTGCGCGAACCCTATTCCGCTGGCAGCGACTAG
- a CDS encoding DUF2066 domain-containing protein, with translation MAALLETGRILTGMLMRSVARAIVAAALTGSSGAMAAAADDLYRAQTVVTGQGEPNRIIGFGACLEDVLIKVSGQPALAGDKRLGAYKSRAKEFVSDFSYHDQYAGKPHHDEQGTRDRPYDLTVSFDEKKIDGLLATLGLKPWKAQRPVLGVFVEMQQGTKNYIVTADGTQSDLQRDALAAAADKLGMRLVLPSTAALAAPNVTAADVTKVPSAKLTPIVAPQGGEAALVGRLVWDDKDLGWATQWRIDWHGKSYTWRMRGVTFDEAFRRGIGGAAQALSGNGDPGKGNRSR, from the coding sequence ATGGCTGCCTTGCTTGAGACGGGAAGGATTCTGACCGGTATGCTCATGCGCAGCGTGGCCCGGGCGATCGTCGCAGCGGCCCTGACCGGTAGCAGCGGGGCGATGGCGGCAGCGGCCGATGATCTCTACCGCGCGCAGACCGTCGTCACCGGTCAGGGCGAGCCGAACCGCATCATCGGTTTTGGCGCCTGCCTGGAGGACGTACTGATCAAGGTCTCCGGTCAGCCAGCGCTCGCGGGCGACAAGCGGCTCGGTGCGTACAAATCGAGGGCCAAGGAGTTCGTCAGCGATTTCAGCTATCATGACCAGTATGCCGGCAAGCCGCATCACGACGAGCAGGGCACCCGCGACCGCCCTTACGATCTGACGGTCAGCTTTGACGAGAAGAAGATCGACGGCCTCCTGGCGACGCTCGGCCTGAAGCCGTGGAAGGCGCAGCGGCCGGTGCTCGGCGTCTTCGTCGAGATGCAACAGGGAACGAAGAACTACATCGTCACCGCCGACGGCACGCAGTCGGACCTGCAGCGCGACGCGCTTGCGGCCGCGGCAGACAAGCTCGGGATGCGTCTTGTTCTGCCGAGTACGGCGGCGCTCGCCGCACCGAACGTCACCGCGGCCGACGTCACTAAGGTGCCGTCAGCGAAATTGACGCCGATCGTCGCGCCGCAGGGCGGCGAAGCCGCCTTGGTCGGACGGCTGGTGTGGGATGACAAGGATCTCGGCTGGGCTACGCAGTGGCGGATCGACTGGCACGGCAAGTCCTACACGTGGCGGATGCGCGGCGTGACCTTCGACGAAGCCTTTCGCCGCGGCATTGGTGGCGCCGCGCAGGCATTGTCGGGCAATGGCGATCCAGGAAAGGGCAATCGGTCCAGGTGA
- a CDS encoding ferritin-like domain-containing protein, with product MDKRSGKIFPRNLTARAAYQVPGNPAVTRLEDAVGNCYPGLEVDVRNFDRRFFPGLVFEFVGRDDNSAPYDEPQRYGAWLRYVDYLFDPELQADNADARRLLLDIELNASTLDAHTDWYLEWVEQAGKRLSMHLHNPDNPDYPLDGLYVWRLLRGLAPGALKIGLKRRGVADGAEVVFDGWRRHFTDPVTGVISGAYLPGELLQSLCSPWQHDFRDCACMYWASNHPDAVFQELEPGERILPNGEAANPLLANLRVDWLRAERSRDVSAEAANTIAKNRPYQFDHFQINHEWQNLNVVLHDREIDSVYVPLRERYANPFASPEELARELRDKLGPMEMALALEYLYARFSLLSPEEAAGSHWNTMKDDVTFIRGGLMIIATCEMQHLRWVNELLWMLHDARLIPSYEPVLHPAKKLPDGKGGWRDAALRRLTPDALNDFINIERPSGFLDGAYAKVIATLRSPIYPAHAIELAERIDSDGVDHYSRFREVETALKAYQGAEPALPYLRRVEIGTPSQAAAALAIYQDILRDLDKGYTDYARGGMTEGAPLVNAARLKMNELLQVGEKLAADGIGIPFWPQQ from the coding sequence ATGGACAAGCGATCGGGAAAGATATTTCCGCGCAATCTCACTGCCCGCGCCGCCTATCAGGTGCCCGGCAATCCGGCCGTGACGCGGCTCGAGGACGCGGTCGGCAATTGCTACCCGGGCCTCGAGGTCGATGTTCGCAATTTCGATCGCCGGTTCTTCCCGGGCCTGGTCTTTGAATTCGTCGGCCGCGACGACAACAGCGCGCCCTATGACGAACCGCAGCGTTACGGCGCGTGGCTCAGATATGTCGACTATCTGTTCGATCCGGAGCTGCAGGCGGACAACGCCGACGCACGGCGGCTGTTGCTCGATATCGAGCTGAACGCCAGCACGCTGGACGCGCATACCGACTGGTATCTCGAATGGGTGGAGCAGGCCGGCAAGCGTCTGTCGATGCACCTGCACAACCCCGACAATCCGGATTATCCCCTCGATGGCCTCTACGTCTGGCGGTTGCTGCGCGGGCTCGCGCCGGGCGCGTTGAAGATCGGGCTGAAGCGACGCGGTGTGGCCGATGGCGCCGAGGTCGTATTCGACGGCTGGCGGCGGCACTTCACTGACCCCGTCACGGGCGTGATCAGTGGCGCCTATCTGCCGGGCGAACTGCTGCAGAGTCTTTGCTCGCCCTGGCAGCATGATTTTCGCGACTGCGCCTGCATGTATTGGGCCTCCAATCATCCAGACGCTGTCTTCCAGGAACTCGAGCCCGGCGAGCGGATACTGCCGAACGGTGAGGCTGCCAATCCGCTGCTGGCCAATTTGCGGGTCGACTGGCTGCGCGCCGAGCGGTCGCGCGACGTGTCGGCGGAGGCGGCGAACACCATCGCCAAGAACCGCCCCTACCAGTTCGATCACTTCCAGATCAATCACGAGTGGCAGAACCTTAACGTCGTGCTCCACGACCGGGAGATCGATTCGGTCTACGTCCCGCTGCGGGAAAGGTATGCCAATCCGTTCGCAAGCCCGGAAGAGCTCGCGCGCGAATTGCGCGACAAGCTCGGCCCGATGGAGATGGCGCTCGCGCTCGAATATCTCTATGCGCGCTTTTCGCTGCTCTCTCCCGAGGAGGCGGCGGGATCGCATTGGAACACGATGAAGGACGACGTCACCTTCATCCGCGGCGGCCTGATGATCATCGCCACCTGCGAAATGCAGCACCTGCGCTGGGTCAACGAGCTCCTTTGGATGCTGCACGACGCCCGCCTCATCCCGTCCTACGAGCCGGTTTTACATCCGGCGAAGAAGTTGCCCGACGGGAAGGGCGGCTGGCGCGACGCTGCATTGCGCCGCCTGACGCCCGACGCGCTGAACGACTTCATCAACATCGAACGGCCGAGCGGCTTCCTCGACGGTGCCTATGCCAAGGTGATCGCGACCCTGCGATCACCGATCTATCCCGCTCATGCGATCGAGCTCGCCGAACGGATCGACAGTGACGGTGTCGACCACTACAGCCGCTTCCGCGAGGTGGAGACTGCGCTCAAGGCGTATCAGGGCGCTGAACCGGCCTTGCCGTATCTGCGGCGGGTTGAGATCGGCACGCCCAGTCAGGCGGCCGCGGCGCTCGCGATCTACCAGGACATCCTGCGCGACCTCGACAAGGGCTACACGGACTACGCGCGCGGGGGGATGACGGAGGGGGCGCCGCTGGTCAATGCCGCGCGGCTGAAGATGAATGAGCTGCTCCAGGTCGGTGAAAAACTGGCAGCGGACGGCATCGGCATTCCATTCTGGCCGCAACAATGA
- a CDS encoding NAD(P)-dependent alcohol dehydrogenase: MKCYELQGPGGVDALALVDKPIPQAGPGEVLVRLTAATLNYRDLLTVKGGYGSRQKFPLVPVSDGAGIVEAVGTGVRNFAPGDRVIGSFFEDWLGGEPSETRMRAALGGSVDGVLTEYRLFPVRALVRTPDHLSDIEAAALPCAGLTAWSAVVKLGDAKPGQTVLTQGTGGVSLFALQFAKMCGARVIATSSSEAKIGRLKELGADVTLNYKTTPDWGKKARELTGRGVDLVVEVGGVGTLNESIRATKIGGTIAFIGVLAGPATSDTRLPLMVMQQQRLQGVTVGSVEDLQALCDGISMHGVKPVIDRVFAFDQVSDAFAHMASGAHFGKIAIAIG; encoded by the coding sequence TTGAAGTGCTACGAGTTGCAAGGCCCAGGTGGTGTCGACGCGCTCGCGCTGGTCGACAAGCCGATTCCGCAAGCCGGTCCCGGCGAGGTTCTGGTCCGACTGACAGCGGCGACCCTGAACTATCGCGACCTGCTGACGGTCAAAGGCGGCTACGGCTCGCGCCAGAAATTTCCGCTGGTGCCGGTCTCCGACGGCGCTGGAATCGTCGAGGCGGTCGGCACCGGCGTGAGGAATTTCGCGCCCGGCGACCGCGTCATCGGCAGCTTCTTCGAGGACTGGCTCGGCGGCGAACCAAGCGAGACGCGGATGCGCGCGGCGCTCGGCGGCAGCGTCGACGGCGTGCTGACGGAGTACCGGCTGTTCCCGGTTCGAGCGCTGGTGCGCACACCGGATCATCTGAGCGACATCGAGGCCGCGGCGTTGCCATGCGCCGGCCTCACGGCCTGGAGCGCCGTGGTCAAGCTCGGCGATGCGAAGCCCGGCCAGACGGTGCTCACCCAAGGGACCGGCGGCGTCTCGCTGTTCGCGCTGCAATTCGCCAAGATGTGCGGTGCCCGCGTCATCGCGACCTCCTCCAGCGAGGCCAAGATCGGGCGGCTGAAGGAGCTCGGCGCGGACGTCACGCTGAACTACAAGACCACGCCCGACTGGGGCAAGAAGGCGCGCGAACTGACGGGGCGCGGCGTCGATCTGGTCGTCGAGGTCGGCGGCGTCGGCACGCTGAACGAGTCGATCCGCGCCACGAAGATCGGCGGTACCATCGCCTTCATCGGCGTGCTCGCGGGTCCTGCGACATCCGACACGCGGCTGCCACTGATGGTGATGCAGCAGCAACGGCTACAGGGCGTCACGGTGGGCTCGGTCGAAGACCTGCAGGCACTCTGCGACGGCATTAGCATGCACGGCGTCAAGCCCGTGATCGACAGGGTCTTCGCGT